In Agromyces sp. Leaf222, the genomic window GACGTCTACCCCGACCTCAGCGCGGGCGAATGGGCCTCGGCGATCGACGACCCGCGCGTCACCTACCTCCGCAACGAGGTCAACCTGCGCCCGAGCCGCAACTACCGCAAGTGCGTGACGCTCATGCAGAACCCGTTCGCCGTGATCATGGGCTGCGACGACATCATGCTCCCGCGATACGTCGAGCGGGTGAACGCCCTGACCTCTCGATTCCCGAGCGCCGCCGTGATCCAGCCCGGGGTCGAGGTCATCGACTCCGACGGCGCCCTGCACCGCCCGCTCGCCGACCGCGTCAAGGCGAGGTACGAACCTCGGGGCACCGGCATCCGCGTCATCGAGGGCGAGACGATGGCCAAGAGCCTGCTGCGCGGCAACTGGACCTACTTCCCCTCGCTCGCCTGGAACGTCGAGCGACTCCGCCGACACGAGTTCCGCACCGACCTCGACGTCGTGCAGGACCTCGCGATGCTCCTCGAGCTCGCGAAGGACGGCGGCTCGCTCGTCGTCGACGACGACGTGGTGTTCCAGTACCGTCGCCACGCCGAGAGCGTCTCGGCGGTGACCGCGCCCGACGGATCGAAGTTCGCCCAGGAGCGCGTCGTCTTCGGCGAGGCCGCACGCGACCTGTCGGCACTCGGCTGGAAGCACGCCGCACGGGCCGCTCGACTTCACCTCACCTCGCGGCTGCACGCCGCGGCCGACCTGCCGAAGGCCGTGCTCGCCAAGGACGCGAAGGGGTTCCGCTCACTCGCCCGCCACACGTTCGGCGGCACGAAGGTCGGCTGAGCGGTACGGATCGGCCGAGGCCCGGCTCGATCCCGAGACGCCTGCCCGCGGCATCCGGAACCGACTCGGCCGGTCACCCCTCACGGGTCGACCGGCCGAGTCGCGTTCGTCAGCGAACCGTCGCCGAACTCAGCGCGCGTCGCCGCGAAGCGAGCGCGACCAGGTCTCGGCCGACGTGATCGCGGGCAGCTGCTCGCGGTACTGCTTGGACAGGGCGTCCCAGTCGCGACGCGTGCGCAGGTTCAGCCGCACCGCGTCGACCGCCATCTTGCGGAAATGACGGGGATTGCGGATGTGCCAGGTCGCGCCCGAACCCTCGGCGTTGCTGATGAGCACGCTGTCGTATCGGCTGACCTCGAACCACCGGGCGTCCTGGTAGGGCAGGTGCGCCTCGGGCCGCACGGCGGCGTCGGAACGGGGGCGACGCGTCGAGTGCCGCCAGACCGTCTTCGCCAGCCAGGTCACGAAGCGGATGCCGCGGGGGCCCGGGTTCGGCCGGCCGGTCGTGATCTCGGGCACGTCGCGCGCCGCGAACTTCGGCATCTCGGCGGTGTCGCGAAG contains:
- a CDS encoding glycosyltransferase, with amino-acid sequence MTLDIMMPFYGRIDHFKLAVESVLAQTDPDWRLVIVDDVYPDLSAGEWASAIDDPRVTYLRNEVNLRPSRNYRKCVTLMQNPFAVIMGCDDIMLPRYVERVNALTSRFPSAAVIQPGVEVIDSDGALHRPLADRVKARYEPRGTGIRVIEGETMAKSLLRGNWTYFPSLAWNVERLRRHEFRTDLDVVQDLAMLLELAKDGGSLVVDDDVVFQYRRHAESVSAVTAPDGSKFAQERVVFGEAARDLSALGWKHAARAARLHLTSRLHAAADLPKAVLAKDAKGFRSLARHTFGGTKVG